GCTCGTTCCGCGCCGCCTCGCTCCGCTGCTATGCCGCCGCCGCGGTGGCCGAGCAGCACCGAATCAAGGTCAACAACCCCATCGTCGAGATGGACGGTGCGTTTCCTCGTCGTCacacctcctccttcctcccccatcTTCAGCGGTACTAAACAAGTAAACATGCGAGTGGATTGTGTTTATTTTGTTTCAGGTGACGAGATGACGCGGGTAATGTGGAAGATGATAAAGGATAAGGTGCGGAATTCTGCTTTGATCTTCGCAGTTTTTTTTATCACTAGTGTTGTACGTACTAGTTAGTGCTAGTTCAGTTTGTTCCCTGATGCGAGTGGATCATGGTTTGTGTGCAGCTTATCTTCCCGTACCTGGACCTGGATGTTAAGTACTTCGACCTTGGGGTGCTCAACCGGGATGCCACCGATGATAAGGTCACTGTCGAGAGTGCCGAGGCTACTTTGAAGTAATAAGTATACTTATCCCCTTTCCCTGTTTCTGGTCTCAGCTATCAGTGTCTTAGCATTTTGGATGAAGCATTTGAATTTTGCATTTGGGATTCATGTGTCAGATTTCGGAGATTTAGTGTAGTAGGTTAGTAGCTGCAAGTATTGATGGTGACCTCTGTGGAAACGAAATGAATCACTTTCAGTAGTTGAATAACTAATTTGATAGCGTCAATTTCATATGACCTGTGGCTGTGACAAACTTTGGTTTGCTACCAGGCAGTACCTGATGGATTTTACTTGTCCCTTTTTCCACGGGATTGTCTCAGCCAAGTTGTTTTAAAAACTTGAATTGGCTCACTCGTGTTCAAACAAGCGGCTTAACGAGATCCATTTATTGGATATCTTCTGCTTTGCATGTGCCCAGTTTTCCCTAACCAACTAATTCCACAGTTCAAACTAGCTTGACGAGGCTATTTCTTCGTATGTAAGAATTTTTCCAGGATGACAATATTGTGCATAATAGCTATGTCACGTACACTCATGGTTCCCCTTCACAGCAAGGTGTAGGATCTTTTGTTCTTCGTTTCCTGCCATTTTAGCTTGTGATTTGGGGTTGCACAGTTTCATATGCAACTTTTTTTTTGGAAAACCACATATTTTCATTAAGAGGATAAGCAGAGTAAGTTATAACATATCCTTTTCCAGATAGATTTCCAGGCTAAAACTTTTTATTCTTCTACTGTGATGGTAATCATAGTTCTGTTTCATAAATTTGCATTTCCTTATTCAAAGTGTAGCTCTAGGATTTTATATTTTACATATTTGAAGAATATGTTTTTATATTCTTTTCTCATCTCTACCAATCTCTTTTCTCTGTTCTCAACAGGTATAATGTTGCTGTTAAGTGTGCTACAATTACTCCTGGTAGAGTCCTTTAACTTTGATATCCCATATTAATTTTTCTTTTTGGGTGATAAAATGCATGCATTTCATGGCTTAATTTGTACATTTATTTTTAAGTATTCCTTCAAATGCCTGCATGCTCCTGGCACATGCCTATCCATACTTGCCTGTACTGTTCTTGCTAATCAGCTTGCTTACATGAGCTTAAAATATTTATGAGAATGCTGATCACATATGGTTTGATACTAACCTGAGTGTCTAGAAGCACAATAAGATGTGTTCTGTGGAAGTGACTACCTATTGACATAAATTGCAAGAGGAACAACAAAAATGAGAtctaattttgaaatacttgtttGGATTATCCAGTCTGTTAATGAAGATGGTACCAGCCTTTTGTTTTGGCTTGCACCATTTCTTATAATTTCACCTTTTTTTCATGGTGCTGAATTGCTGATCGAGTGATCGTCCCTTATGCTAAGGCTTCTTTATCAAATACTTATTCACTAAGTTTCCAAAGAGAACGTCATATATAAATATGGGACTAATTGTTTGTCTATTGTAAGGTGAATTGAATCCTTTAGTGAAACTTAACCTTCTATGCCTTTTGTTTTGCATTGTTTGCCTGTTACATTTTGTGTTACTAACTTAGAGTACTGCATTCGTTAGATGTAAACACACAGGTAAGTGTATTTGTTCGATTATTTAACTTTCTTTATGGGCTTAAGAGCATATATCGTGAAGTTTGATACGTTGTGCCAATAGTTTGATTGAGTGCATCTGAACAGTTTATAAGAACGTGGGCACTTTTTGTTGGATTAATATTTCTTTTTTCTGTGTCTATATGCAGATGAAACAAGAGTCAAAGAGTTCAAGCTCAAGTCAATGTGGAGGAGCCCAAATGGCACCATCAGGAACATCCTAAATGGTTTGTTGATCTCTCTCTTTGAGTTGCCTTTGGTGTTGTAGTTACTCGATGAAATAATATGGAATCAAATTGGTAGGCAATCTATAAATGTTagtatgttactccctccgtcccataatataagaccttACTACATCTGATTTTTTAGCAAATCGGATGAATCGGATGTAATaaggtcttatattatgggacggagggagtagattgtaaGAATTTGCTCATAGTAACATTTGAAAATTTTGGTAGGCTTCTTGATGTTTTTGCAGTAACTATCGAACTCAATTTGTTCATACATATCACAGTAACATCCTAAACATGGAATGCCACAGGATATTTCCATAGGTATCACAAGGAACAATAAGTATGAAAAGTATTAGTAATAATCTTTGAACAAAGAAGTATAGAACATACTTCCAAGAATATAAGTGATAGTCTGGATCACGACCATTAACTTTGCCTTTCACATTTTCTCTATGACACACAGGAACTGTTTTCCGGGAGCCTATCTTGTGTAAAAATATTCCACGGATACTTACTGGTAAGAGCGGATATGTGAAATTATGATTATGATAGCAAATAATAAAGTTTCCAAATTAAAGGAAGGAACCTTGTTTTGAAGGTTGGAAGAAACCCATTTGCATAGGAAGACATGCATTTGGAGACCAGTATCGAGCTACCGATATGATTATTAATGGTCCAGGAAAGCTTAAGATGGTTTATGGTGAGCTCCATTGGCCTGTCACTTAATTATTATTTTTCTATTAATACCAAAGCTTCTATTGTACCTTTGTTCATCTACTCCTTTCTTTTGTACTGAAAATCAGTGCCTGATGGAGCTGAGCCGGTGGAGCTAAATGTTTATGATTTCAAAGGGCCTGGAGTCGCATTAGCAATGTATAATGTGGATGAGGTATGATGGCCAACTAGATTTCATGACTCTATTCTTCTCTTGGGAGCTCTGCTAATTTCTGCTCTTTCTTTTAGTCTATTAGGGCATTTGCTGACTCATCAATGGCAATGGCCCTGTCCAAGAAATGGCCTCTTTATCTGAGCACCAAGAACACAATACTAAAAAAATACGATGGCAGGTATCTGGAATGACCATTATTTACGATATATTTTTATTGTGCCAGAGTCATTAAGCACTTCTTTGTTGCAAGGACTACCAACCAGTCTCTTCGATGCTCTTATATACACTGTTTCATGCTGCACTCTTAAGTCTTAACTGCGAATGTACTAGTTATCCAGTTGCCATGGGTTTTCATTGTTGTGCTCTGGTGAGGTCTTATTGGTAGGTGAAGTGATTATTCTAAAAAACTGGAAGAGTGATAGGCTACTCTCTTAACCTGTATCTTTACTACTCTCGTTAACCTTATAATTTCCGTTGAACGTGCAGACTTGTTTATATATAGTACAAGTGGTTTGTTTTTGTTTCTCTGATGGCGTTTCGAAGGTATAATCTTGCAGTTAATCATATTGTCATACAGCAGCCCCAACTTGACATGTACAAATTTGAAATGTCCATAGATTCAAGGACATCTTTCAGGAGGTATATGAAGAGAATTGGAAGGAGAAGTTTGAGGAAAACTCAATATGGTTAGTGCTAATTTATACCAGATTTGGATCAGTAAAGTTCTGCAAAAAATTACATTCGATCTTACATGATTTATGCAGGTATGAGCACCGGTTGATTGATGACATGGTGGCATATGCTGTGAAAAGCGAGGGTGGATATGTCTGGGCATGTAAAAACTATGATGGAGATGTTCAAAGTGACTTCCTTGCCCAAGGTTTGCATTGTTTTCTTCCTGATCTTGCAACACACTGTAATTAAGGAGTTCTAGATTTTCTGAAGCTGCATGATGATGTTAGCCAACACGCTTGCTTAATACTATGAATTTGTCCTGCCATTCATGTTTTATATTCAATCTATTTTTGTTGATGAATTCTTGTTTCAGGTTTTGGTTCTCTGGGTTTGATGTCATCTGTTCTGGTAAGTCATGCTATTCCTTTTGCTTTTCTGTGGAATTTATGTTATTGTATTTGATCACTAACTAAACAACACCTCTTCTACAGTTATCTTCTGATGGGAAGACATTAGAGGCAGAGGCTGCTCATGGGACTGTCACTAGACATTTCAGGTTACATGAGAAGGGACAGGAGACGAGTACCAATAGCATAGCTTCTATATTTGCTTGGACTCGTGGGCTAGAGCATAGGTAATCACACTAGTGTTGACGATGAAAATTTACCCTTGAATTAGAAGATCTATCAGAATCTTCTTCTGCTTTTGTTTATAATCAGCTCAACTGTTTTCACATTCTTCCCTGCCTATGTACTAACCACTTGTTTCTCTGTTTAGAGCAAAGCTGGATAATAATGATAGGCTGCTGGATTTCACACAGAAGCTTGAATCTGCATGTGTTGAAACAGTGGAATCTGGGAAAATGACAAAGGATCTTGCACTTCTTAGCCATGGCACCAAGTAAGCTGATTTATGTATATGTTTTTGGTTTTTGTGGTGTTTCAGAAACTTTGGTGTCAGTGAGATTTTATTATtggcgccacatcggaacccgggtgtggtggaaaatgggcaagggccgggccgtcaccccccaggtggcgcgccgtatcttgatccggatatggtggcaagtgagcgaggatcgggtcgtcgcatccttagtggcgcgctacatcggcgcccggatgtagtggaaaatgagcaagggtcttcgcatttgactcgacgaatgcgaagggtaaggaagctagccgagcctaggaggattcgcttaggtagctggaacgtagggtctctgacagggaagcttcgggagctagttgatgcagcggtgaggagaggtgttgatatcctttgcgtccaagaaaccaaatggagaggacagaaggcgaaggaggtggaggataccggcttcaagctgtggtacaggGGGACGGctacaaacagaaatggcgtaggcatcttgatcaacaagagcctcaagtatggagtggtagatgtCAAGAgatgtggggaccggattatcctggtcaagctggtagttgaggacttggttctcaatgttatcagcgcgtatgccccgcaagtaggccacaatgagaacaccaagagggagttctgggaaggcctggaagacatggttaggagtgtaccgattggtgagaagctcttcataggaggagacctcaatggccacgtgggtacatctaacacaggttttgaaggggcgcatgggggctttggctatggcagcaggaatcaagaaggagaagatgtcttaagctttgctctagcctacaacatgattgtagctaataccctctttagaaagagagaatcacatctggtgacttttagtagtggccaacactctagccagattgatttcatcctctcgagaagagaagataggcgtgcgtgcctagactgtaaggtgatacctggagagagtgttgtaccccagcataagctggtggttgttGACTtacgctttcggattcgtgtccagcgggataagcgtgccaaagtcgctagaacgaagtggtggaagctcaagggggaggtagctcaggcgttcaaggagagggtcattaaggagggcccttgggaggaaggagggggtgcggacaatgtgtggaggaagatggcgacttgcattcgtaaagtggcctcggaggagtttggagtgtccaggggaaggagatgtgaagataaggatacctggtggtggaatgatgatgtcgagaaggcgattaaagagaagaaagattgcttcagacgcctatacctggataggagtgcagacaacatagagaagtacaagatggcgaagaaggccgcaaagcaagctgctggtgaagcaaggggtcgggtatatgaggacctctaccaacggttaggcacgaaggaaggcgaaagggacatctataagatggccaagatccgagagaggaagacgagggatattggccatcaaggacggagcaggccaactcttggtgaaggatgaggagattaagcatagatggcgggagtacttcgacaagctgttcaatggggagaatgagagttctaccattgaactggacgactcctttgatgagaccagcatgcgttttgtgtggcgaatccaggagtctgaggtcaaggaggctttaaaatggatgaaaggaggcaaggcgatgggccctgattgtatccccattgaggtgtggaaaggtctcggggacatagcgatagtatggctaaccaagcttttcaacctcatttttcgggcaaacaagatgccagaagaatggagacggagtatattagtaccaatcttcaagaacaagggtgatgttcagagttgtactaattaccgtggaattaagctgatgagccatacaatgaagctatgggagagtcattgagcaccgcttaagaagaatgacaagcgtgaccaaaaatcagtttggtttcatgcctgggaggtcgaccatggaagccattttcttggtaggacaacttatggagagatatagggagcaaaagaaggacttgcatgtggtgttcattgacttggagaaggcctatgataagataccgcggaatgtcatgtggtgggcctt
This region of Triticum aestivum cultivar Chinese Spring chromosome 2D, IWGSC CS RefSeq v2.1, whole genome shotgun sequence genomic DNA includes:
- the LOC123053862 gene encoding isocitrate dehydrogenase [NADP] yields the protein MRHLLLPRRLLAMAPLSASAATKALLLNPARGRLPSSLACLSAHGARSFRAASLRCYAAAAVAEQHRIKVNNPIVEMDGDEMTRVMWKMIKDKLIFPYLDLDVKYFDLGVLNRDATDDKVTVESAEATLKYNVAVKCATITPDETRVKEFKLKSMWRSPNGTIRNILNGTVFREPILCKNIPRILTGWKKPICIGRHAFGDQYRATDMIINGPGKLKMVYVPDGAEPVELNVYDFKGPGVALAMYNVDESIRAFADSSMAMALSKKWPLYLSTKNTILKKYDGRFKDIFQEVYEENWKEKFEENSIWYEHRLIDDMVAYAVKSEGGYVWACKNYDGDVQSDFLAQGFGSLGLMSSVLLSSDGKTLEAEAAHGTVTRHFRLHEKGQETSTNSIASIFAWTRGLEHRAKLDNNDRLLDFTQKLESACVETVESGKMTKDLALLSHGTKVTREHYLSTEEFIDAVAQQLREKIQIPASL